GTGTTGTCATTTACGGCTGGCACTATCCCAACGGTTCCTGGATTCAGGATGTCACTGCCGTGCACGAGGAAACCTATGCTGATTACAGCCACGGCATTCGCATGGTTCAAATGGCCGTCACTCTCGATGGCTCACCAAACACAATCACAAATATCCTGACCAGTTCAATTCTGTGGCCCCTCCTCAGCGATGAAGGCGTCATCGCGACTCCGCACTACCCGCATTACGCAACAGTTCCCGTGATCACCGGCCAACCTTACAGTCAAACTGTAAACGCTGGCTCAACCATCAGCTTCAACGTAATCGCCGTCGGCGATGCACCACTTGCCTATCAATGGAAACTCAATGGTTCTTCCATTCCTGGTGCCACAACCTCAACTCTATCGCTGACCAACGTTTCGACGGCCAACTCCGGAACCTACACCGCTGTCATCACCAACATTTCCGGTTCTAATACGACCATTCCCGCCCTGCTGCGCATCAATACGAATGCCTACCCTCTTCTGTTTTCGGATAACTTCGACACCGACACTTCCGCTAATTGGAATCTCTTCTGGGGCTCAGGCAACAACGTTCCTGATTATACAGCCGATTGGGCTTACGACTACAGAGCCATCCCTTATACATTTAATGGGACAACCTACGTAATTCCTCCAGCGCCTAATTCCATCAGCGGCACCACTCGTGGCGTTCGTTTCACCGTCAATAATAACGACACTAACGGCGTAATCGCTGGCGTCAATATCTATCCAAAGAACCAATTTTTCACCAACAACTTCGCTCTCAAGTTCGATATGTGGATCAACTATCCTGGTGGAGCGGTCGGTAGCGGTGCCACGGGCAGCACGGAATTTGGAATTTTCGGCATCAATCACTCTGGCACTGAGGCAAACTGGGCTGCTACCTCCGCTTCCTCGACCGATGGCCTCTGGTTCGGGGTTGATGGTGAAGGCGGCACCACCGCCGATTATCGCTCCTACATTGGCAATCCCTCCGGACTCCAAGCCCAATGGAATCCGACCACCAACGGCATGGCTTCCGCAGATGCTGCCGGTGGTATCTACCCAGCTCTTTTTGCCAATTCGCGATTCGAAACCGTTGGCGCACCCGGCAAGAACTGGGTCGCAGCCGAAGTTTCCCAGATGAATGGCATCCTCACCTGGAAACTGGACGACACCCTCATTGCCCAGCGTACCAACGCCTCTGCGTTCGCTTCGGGCAACATCATGCTTGGTTTTATGGACGTCTTTCCTTCCATCGCCAGCCCTGCTTCGAATGCCTTCGTTATCTTTGATAATGTCCGTGTTGAAAATCTCAGCACCAACTCTCTGACACCTCCCTCCATCACCACGCCGCCTCAAAGTCAAAACGCCGCTACTGGCACTAACGTAACGCTCTCCGTCCTCGCGACCGGCTCCGCTCCTCTCAGTTATCAATGGCGTTTCAACGCCTCCAACCTCTCGGGCGCTACCAGCAGCACTCTCACCCTGACCAATGTTCAACCCGCCAACGCCGGCGACTACGATGTCCTCGTCACCAATCCCGCCGGCAGTCTTGCCAGTGCTCCCGCTCATCTGACTGTCACCAGCGGCAGCTTTCAATTCGCCTCGGCTAACGTACTTTCCAACGGCTGGGTGTTGTTGATTTTCAGTGGTTCGGCTGGAACTCAGTACGTAATTGAAGCCTCCACCAATCTCGTCAACTGGACTCCCATCGTCGTTCTTCCCGGCACCAACGGCCCCTTGCCCTTTGTCGATACCAACGCACCCAGCTTTTCCTCCCGCTACTACCGAGCCTATCTTGCAACCGCCAATCTCCTCACGGATTTTGAGGCTTACCCTTCCGGAGCTCTGGTCATATTTCAAAAACCTTCCTACTCCGGCTCCACTTCAAATTTCCTCGACCTCACTTTCAACTCTCTTGCTTGCGTCACCAACAACTTTCCAGTTGGTCACTCGAGTTCCAATGTCCTCGAGGTTTCCTGGGCGTTCAAATCAGGAACCACCAGCCCATGGTTGCGCCTGACTACGTTCGCGGCAACCAATCTTCCCAATCCGACCATTGCCACCAACATGGCATTGGCATTTGATGTTTACACCGATAAGGACGTCTATGTTGCTTTTGGCTTCCGTGAAACCAGCACCACCAATCCCATTGGATTCGATGGTGGAACGAGCGGAGGCATTGAATGGGTGGGGGGCTCGACAGATAATTCACAACCTCCCCCGAAGGGCAGATGGATATCAGCCGGACAATGGACAACCGTGCAGTTCCTGATCCCTTATGAACCCGTCCGTGCATTCACCGGCAATGGGATTCTGCAAACGAGCAGCGGCAAAGGCGTTCTGGAACACCTCTGCCTGGTCCCTGCCGGTGGTTCAGGCATCTACAATCTTTACTTCGATAACTTCCAGACAATTGATCTCGGCCCGTAGACTTGCCTTCACACTCAAGGCTCAGTGCCTGGTGGTGCTTTTACTGTGCCACAATCTTGATTGTGTGCGTCACCGGCACAAAGGCTTCCTTGATGGCAGCAACCAATGGATCGCGTTCCTTCTCAGTCTGAGTTACTACGGCTTCCATGTCCTTTCTGGCCTCCGTGCTACGGAACGTCTGCTTTATCTGTTTGGTTTCGTAGCCCTGCTTTGCCGCCACTGCTTCATCCACCTTTTTGAAATTCTCGAGGAAGGGATTGCGCGCAAACTCCGCCGCCAGGTTGATTCCCTTTTCCAGTTGGTCGCCGCTGAAACACCTGGTCTCCGCACCCCAGGTAACCAGATAAGACTTGGCTTTGGCATGCTTCACTACCAGCATCATGCGATTCAACTCCTGATTAAAAGGAATCAGCTTGGTGCCTGAGAGCACGTTGTCATCCTTCGTGACGTCTCCTTCTCCTGTGCAGAACGGATAGCGATGGCTGGTAATCGTCACCTCTCCATCCTTGCTGCTGACCACCTCATGTCCTTTTGAAACTTCGGCTTTGCCGGACTTAAGATCGACCTTAAAAGTTCCCAAGTTGCCATCCATGTCAAAAGCGTGCAGGAAGGCATAAGCCATCACCACATGGCCAGCCCACCCTGGGTGTACCCCATCCTTGCCCGGCACCGCATAATTGGTCCCGTAACTTTGAATGGCAAAATGTTCAGCCGTAAGCATCGGCCAAAACACGTCGGCGAAAGTTACTTTTTCCTTTTTTGCAATATCCACGTCAATATTGCGCAACCTGCAAAGATTAAGGTTCAAATCATCCTTGGTTGCATTTGGATCTCCCACCCAACTCGGACGTTTACCGACACAACCCGCGGAGCCAAGCACCACGCGCGTGCCATGGTTCTCAAAGGCCTCAACTATCGCCGTGGTATTGGAGGCATACGCCTGCCCAATGGAATCCTCGAAGGCACGATAATGATGGTCATTCATTCCATAACAAGTCGTCGCCACGGTCGGGTGAAACCTCAAACAATCGTTCGTCATGCGCGCGAGAAATCCCGGCGTTTGTTCCCCGCTCCATCCATACTGGCGCACCGAAACATTTAACTCAGGCTGACAAACCGTCAGGTAAGTCTCCATGATTCGCGAATACATCTTCTGCTCGGTGATGGAATCGCCGCAAATTGCCAGGCGATCATCCTTCCTCAGGAGCTGCTTTTTTGCCGCAGGTGCTGGCGAAGGATTAAACTTCGCCAGATAAGAATCATTTCCTTTTGTATCGATTGGTTGGGCCAAAGCCGCAGAGCAAACGAACAAACCGGTAAAGCTAAATACAATTTTAGAACCCATAAGTAGAATCGGAAGGATTGTTCGTGTACCACATTCATCCGTCAAGCCAGCACTCGCGGCGGATTCGATTTCGAAATCTAAAAATAATTGTTTGGGAGCTATTTGCTGGAAACCCAACTCGCGCTATTGCGCAGAATCGCCTTGTAGGCATCCAAGTCATGAGCCTTGCTATCGTGGCCCAAGGTGCAGCAAACGATCCGGGCCTTCGGGTGCTTCACTATCCAAAGAACCGGATAAGTCTCACCTGTCGCCAGATTTTTTCCAGTAGCCAGAATCTCGATGGGTGTTCCCGTCGGATCAATTTTTGTGTGATACAGCTCATCCGAAATGCGAAAGGTTTTTGGCACTCCTGCCATGACGGGATGACCAGAGTCCGTGACCGTGACTTCAAATTCACCATACTTATCGTGACTGGTCGCTCCGCCACCTGCGAGCACGCGATTATATTCTGGCCAGTCCTTCCAATTGTACCAGAGCGCCGGATGCACCAGCAGCATGCCACGTCCCGAGTTGGCAAAATCAAATATGCCTTTTCGCAACCCGGGATCAGTCATCTGTTGATTCGTGCTGAGATACAAGACATCGACATCCTTGAGGTTGGACTCAACCGCATCCACCTGATCGAGATAATTGACTGCGACTTTGTCCTTTTCAGCCAGTGTTGCTGAATCAGCCTCCTTGAACCAACGGTTGAAATCGTGGGAACTGCCACCGCCCACGATCAAAAGATGCTTGCCATTATCCCAGTGCAAAGGTTCGGCCTTAACAGGTGATGCGACAGTTTCTGTTTCTGCCCCGGCTCCATTATCTGCCGTGATCGCCACAAAAACCGGCGCCACAAGATTGTCAAAACTTTCCAGCGATATGCTGCTAATGACATCATGATGCTTCAGCGATTTGGTGAACCAGCGCACCTGACCATGCTTGACTAAATCAGCCGCTGATTTTGAACCGGGAACATCATAAGCACCGATGTAGTCCGCAACTTCCTGTCCGTTTTTAAGGATGAATTCCTCCTTTTCCTTGTCCGCGTAAAACACCGTGATTTTAGCGACTGGAATATTCTCCCAATCCTTTCCTCCGATTGGATAAGCCCAGCCGCCAACTCCACCCAGGAAGTGTAGGCGATTTGCTTTAAGATCCAATTTCTCCACCACAACCTGCTGTGGCATGGTCTTCGCAAATCCGTTTCCGCCTTTTAACACGACAAGATTTCTGCCGGTTGTCGTTTTGAGCGGGTTGGCGACATCAAAAGGAATTCCTGAAACTTTCGTAATTCCAAAGTGCTTGAATGCCAGCGTTTCATCGACTAGCTCGGGGCCGTTGAACAATCCCTTCAGGCTGTTGGCGGTGAATGCCGATTGCAAATCCACGAGTCGATAGTTGGATTCTCCAGCGCAAAGATAGCTGAGAATATCCCGGAGATTGTCCGCACCGAGTGCTTCAAATCCGTTCGGCATCAACGAGAGCCCGGTGTTGCGACGGCTCTTGATGTTGGAAGTTTTGATTTCTGTATCCCCGGCGGCATTGCGCAAAGTGATGCTGGCGCTATTCTCACGCGCAATTATCCCGTCATAAATCTCTCCATCCCTGGTTTCAACGCTATAAGCGTAGAAGTTCGGTTCAACGACCCGATTCGGATCCAACACATGAACGATCAATTCCGCCGACCCGTGCGCTCCCATGCCGGTGAGGTCCGGAGCAATATCTTTCCCCTCCCCATTCAGACGATGGCAAACCGCGCAATTCTGTAAAAACAATTGATGTCCACGGGTGACATCCCCAGGCTGCGTGACCAGCGGGGTGAACTTTGCGATCAATTCATTTTTCTCCTTCGCCTCCGGACCGCGTAATTCATCTATGATTTTGTTCGCCTTCTCCGCCACCGCCGGGTCGCTGTGTGTCCGCAAACGGTTGATGTTGACCGGCCCGATGGAAGACAAGTTCACTTTCCCTCCTTTGATCGCATCCACCAGAGTGAGTGACCAGTCGCCTCGTTTCAAAAGCTGGTTAACCAAGACATCCTGCAATTCAGTGCTGACCTTGGGATATGCGGCTATGAAAGTGTCACCCAAACTTGCATCCGGCAAACTACCCAGGGATTCGATCACTTTTCGTTGCAAACTGGTCGAACTGGATGAACCAAGAATGTTTGCCACCGATGGCACAATCTCTGCATTCATCTGCCTGATGGCCAATAGGCTGTTTACAATTTGCGCACGGTTTTCTTCTGGCTGGTTCGCGTCATTCAGTTCTCCAATCAGCCTGGCAACAATTGCCTTGGCCTCCCCCGCCAACGCACCATTCTTGTCCCAACGCGACATCAGCGGCAGCGCCATTGTTGTAAGTTTTGGATTGGGAGAAGCCATGAGTTGCTGAAATGCCTTTTGCAACTCGGGCGACCAGTCGGGTGCTGTTCCAGGCCTCAACTCTCTGACCAAACTATTCAACACAATTTCCTTGAGCGGATCAGCTGCCGCAGGCTTGGAAGCTACCAATTCAAACAGTCGGGCAGCTCCGTTTGCATCCTGCTTTGACGCAAACTGATTGCTGAGCAGTGTAACCAAGGCAGCGTATTCCTGCGGAGTTCCAGCCTCGCAAGCCGCAGCGATAAAGTTCTCAGGACTCTTTGATGACACGCCGGCCACCGCTGATTCCAACCACTGATCTTTCAGCTCTGGATATGCGGAGACCAAAGTCTTCACTATCTTTTCGTCCGTTGGAAAGTCACCCAGTGCGATGATCGCCTCTAACCGCACACGTGGATCAGAATCCTTCACACGCTGCAAAACAGCCTCCTCAATTTTTGTCTGAGATTCGCCATCGCTGCCCGTTCCAAGCGCAGCAATCTTAAGTGCGTTTTTCCTTATTCCTGAATCTTTCGAATTGAGCGAGGAAACGAGGAGGGTTGATTCCTTTGCACCGAGATTGTTCAACACCCAAAGGGCATGAATACGGGCAGACTCCGACGCTTTTTCGGATCTGGCTAATTTCTCCAGAGCTGGCACCACATCCATCTTTCCGCGCTCATCCAACAATCTATGGGCTGTGGCTCTGACCCATTCGTTGGGATGTTCCAAAGCTTTGACCAGTTCGACTGGCTTCACTCCATCCAGTTTGGGAAGGTTAAACTTCTTTGGTTCCTGATACTGCACCCTCCAAATCCGTCCGAAATAATGATCGCGATCGGGACGAATCGCGGCGTTGCTTTGGGGGTCATGCCTTGTACCGCGTGTATCGTTATGAACCACAGCCTGATTATAAAAATCCAGTATATAAAGCGCCCCATCCGGGCCAACACGTTGGTGAATGGGACGGAACCAAAGATCCTTGCTGGCAATGAATTCCTGCTCCTCCATTTCGTGATCCTTGCTGGCCACATAAGTGACACCATGAGGCTTAAGCACGTCCTGATGGACAATGTTAAGCGTTGGTTCGGCTACGTAGTGAGTATAATTATACTTTTCCGGCCAGGCGCCGCCATCGTAGATACAACAGCCGGAAGCCGCGGTGAAATTGCCCACCCAGTCAATCTGCACGTAAGCCTGCTTTGTCCAACTCATCAACGGATAGCTCCGCTTGTGATCTTCGATGTTCAATCCGCTGACAGCGTTTCCAATCTTTCCTTTAGCCAAAATCGGTTCTGGCATCACCACATGGTCCACGTGGTTCCCATTCGCCTGACTGAAGAAAATTTCGCCGTCAGGAGCCACATCCACGCCCCACGTGTTACCACCTTTGGAGGCCACCTGCTCCAATGCACTGCCATCCGGCTTGAATCGAAACACTCCCTCGGTCACGGTGCCGAAATGTTGCTTCCTGTCGCCCGAATAAATATCCCCCTTGCTATAACCAACGGTTGCGTAAACCCAACCATCGAATCCCCAGCGCATGTTGCTAAGCACGGCATGCGTGTCTCGATTCCCAAAACCCGTATAAAGCAACACCTTCGTGTCTGCCTTTCCTGTGCCTTTTGTATCCCGCAACCAATAAATATCCGGTGCCTGTGATACAATCACTCCATCCTTGTACAAAACCATGCTCGTAACCAAATCCAGTCCTTCGTAAAACATTGTCTTCTTGTCCATGATGCCGTCTGCGTTGGTATCTTCCAGGATGGAGATGCGATCATAAGGAGCAACGGAACGATCCTGGCGATAGGGATATTCCGGCGTTTCGGCGACCCAGAGGCGTCCTTTGGCATCCCAATCCATGGAGATGGGCTTATCGATCAAAGGCTCAGACGCCACGAGATTTACTTTAAAATCAGGAGGAACCACAATTTTCGCAACCGCCTTTTCCGGAACCGTCGGCCCACCTTCTGGATATCGAAGGCTTGCCAGTTCCTCCTTGCTGACCAACAGGTCTGCATCCCGCTTGCCAGCCCAGGCAATACCTCTCAGCAGCAAAGCCCGAAAGTGCGGCAGTTCGAAGCTTTTGTAATTGTGGCCGGGAATCGAAACGAATGCGCGGTAGTTGTCCTTCTCATAGGTCCACATCTGCGGGACGATCTCATAAACTGATGGATAAAGCTTGCCGTCATGTGTATTGCGCTCATCGGGCTTATACGTTGAAGCCAAAACGTGTGCCTCCGGCATCAGGTCGAGTTGATAATAAATCTCATCCTCGAAATCAAAATTGGATACACCTTTCGTAATCGGTGTGTGGTAGTCTTGAAAATAAATGGAAACGTCTCCCTCAAAATACTTGGCGTGGGCATAATCCCAGGCGCCGCCTACCACTGTCTTGAACCAAGGCGCATCCTTTCCGCAGATGGCATCATGAAGCACCACGATGCCTCCACCTTTCTTGAGGAATTTGTCGAGGTTCACCCGTTGTTCCGACGAAATGTCCGCGCCTTCCTGGGCATATAGCACCAGCACATCCGTGGCTTCCAACTGTTCTGCTGTCGGAAAATTCAAGGCCCCATCAGCCTTGGCACCCCGCTGATTAAGCAATTCGGTCCATTCTTTGAGGAAGCGAGGATGGTCGTGCTGTCCCGGGCCGTGCGTCTTCACGCCGGCACGGATAAAAATCCGTAATGGCTTCTCCACCTGCGCTGTTGCGGCCAGACTGCCAAAAGCCAAAATTATTATGCAAAGGATCAGATTTTTCATGTTCCGTAGAGCTGTGGTCAGTAATCATACCGGAAAAACACGAAGGTAAAAAGAATTTTTGTGTCGCATATTTTGGCCACGTTTGCACGAGTTCGCAATTGGAGCTTTTATCCATCGACAAAAAGGCCCGTCACATTATTCGTTGATGAGGTGAGAGAAAGAATTGGCTTGGTTTAAAATACAACCAGTTCCATCCAGCAACCATCGAAAATTGTCTGCTGCTATGGGGCTCCATAAGCACTGGTGGTCACATTCCTTAACCTTACCAAATCAGAATTGGTCGGAGAGAGTTGTTTGCCAATCTGCGTGCCCGGATCTCGGAGTTTGTAAAGTTCTCCATGTCCATCCGCGAAATCAATGGTATAACCACGTTGATGCCGTGTTCCAAAGAAGCTGTCGTTAGCGTATAGCGAAGTGCTGCTGTCGAACGTGATTTGATACCAACCGTCATCAATCGTGGCTTCGGATTCATCCATCATCACCCATAATGCGGCAGGCGCTGGTGAGGTCAGCTCACTTTCCTTAAGAAAAGTGCGGTATGCACCGTTTGCATAGGTACTATTGTTCATGTATCGACTTCCGATCCA
The sequence above is drawn from the Pedosphaera parvula Ellin514 genome and encodes:
- a CDS encoding immunoglobulin domain-containing protein; protein product: MRLLIYWLASLAFLVSTAFSFSQTLHLPPRPPGAPTGSQFIKIISPMGLTERENWILSQIQIGNVPSWLTNLVPITITKTISGTPHTLTYYVTPDYMAIGSDQDYFLEPMTPLLAQRVADLLNCTLPTRMMVDYHYTNAAVHLNPSPIPPSGAMTTVPVFADHNTTVRGQRNATTNSFPLGALVDGDKKDVIISTRIYGNPAPGRVVIYGWHYPNGSWIQDVTAVHEETYADYSHGIRMVQMAVTLDGSPNTITNILTSSILWPLLSDEGVIATPHYPHYATVPVITGQPYSQTVNAGSTISFNVIAVGDAPLAYQWKLNGSSIPGATTSTLSLTNVSTANSGTYTAVITNISGSNTTIPALLRINTNAYPLLFSDNFDTDTSANWNLFWGSGNNVPDYTADWAYDYRAIPYTFNGTTYVIPPAPNSISGTTRGVRFTVNNNDTNGVIAGVNIYPKNQFFTNNFALKFDMWINYPGGAVGSGATGSTEFGIFGINHSGTEANWAATSASSTDGLWFGVDGEGGTTADYRSYIGNPSGLQAQWNPTTNGMASADAAGGIYPALFANSRFETVGAPGKNWVAAEVSQMNGILTWKLDDTLIAQRTNASAFASGNIMLGFMDVFPSIASPASNAFVIFDNVRVENLSTNSLTPPSITTPPQSQNAATGTNVTLSVLATGSAPLSYQWRFNASNLSGATSSTLTLTNVQPANAGDYDVLVTNPAGSLASAPAHLTVTSGSFQFASANVLSNGWVLLIFSGSAGTQYVIEASTNLVNWTPIVVLPGTNGPLPFVDTNAPSFSSRYYRAYLATANLLTDFEAYPSGALVIFQKPSYSGSTSNFLDLTFNSLACVTNNFPVGHSSSNVLEVSWAFKSGTTSPWLRLTTFAATNLPNPTIATNMALAFDVYTDKDVYVAFGFRETSTTNPIGFDGGTSGGIEWVGGSTDNSQPPPKGRWISAGQWTTVQFLIPYEPVRAFTGNGILQTSSGKGVLEHLCLVPAGGSGIYNLYFDNFQTIDLGP
- a CDS encoding SGNH/GDSL hydrolase family protein; the encoded protein is MGSKIVFSFTGLFVCSAALAQPIDTKGNDSYLAKFNPSPAPAAKKQLLRKDDRLAICGDSITEQKMYSRIMETYLTVCQPELNVSVRQYGWSGEQTPGFLARMTNDCLRFHPTVATTCYGMNDHHYRAFEDSIGQAYASNTTAIVEAFENHGTRVVLGSAGCVGKRPSWVGDPNATKDDLNLNLCRLRNIDVDIAKKEKVTFADVFWPMLTAEHFAIQSYGTNYAVPGKDGVHPGWAGHVVMAYAFLHAFDMDGNLGTFKVDLKSGKAEVSKGHEVVSSKDGEVTITSHRYPFCTGEGDVTKDDNVLSGTKLIPFNQELNRMMLVVKHAKAKSYLVTWGAETRCFSGDQLEKGINLAAEFARNPFLENFKKVDEAVAAKQGYETKQIKQTFRSTEARKDMEAVVTQTEKERDPLVAAIKEAFVPVTHTIKIVAQ
- a CDS encoding PVC-type heme-binding CxxCH protein, translated to MKNLILCIIILAFGSLAATAQVEKPLRIFIRAGVKTHGPGQHDHPRFLKEWTELLNQRGAKADGALNFPTAEQLEATDVLVLYAQEGADISSEQRVNLDKFLKKGGGIVVLHDAICGKDAPWFKTVVGGAWDYAHAKYFEGDVSIYFQDYHTPITKGVSNFDFEDEIYYQLDLMPEAHVLASTYKPDERNTHDGKLYPSVYEIVPQMWTYEKDNYRAFVSIPGHNYKSFELPHFRALLLRGIAWAGKRDADLLVSKEELASLRYPEGGPTVPEKAVAKIVVPPDFKVNLVASEPLIDKPISMDWDAKGRLWVAETPEYPYRQDRSVAPYDRISILEDTNADGIMDKKTMFYEGLDLVTSMVLYKDGVIVSQAPDIYWLRDTKGTGKADTKVLLYTGFGNRDTHAVLSNMRWGFDGWVYATVGYSKGDIYSGDRKQHFGTVTEGVFRFKPDGSALEQVASKGGNTWGVDVAPDGEIFFSQANGNHVDHVVMPEPILAKGKIGNAVSGLNIEDHKRSYPLMSWTKQAYVQIDWVGNFTAASGCCIYDGGAWPEKYNYTHYVAEPTLNIVHQDVLKPHGVTYVASKDHEMEEQEFIASKDLWFRPIHQRVGPDGALYILDFYNQAVVHNDTRGTRHDPQSNAAIRPDRDHYFGRIWRVQYQEPKKFNLPKLDGVKPVELVKALEHPNEWVRATAHRLLDERGKMDVVPALEKLARSEKASESARIHALWVLNNLGAKESTLLVSSLNSKDSGIRKNALKIAALGTGSDGESQTKIEEAVLQRVKDSDPRVRLEAIIALGDFPTDEKIVKTLVSAYPELKDQWLESAVAGVSSKSPENFIAAACEAGTPQEYAALVTLLSNQFASKQDANGAARLFELVASKPAAADPLKEIVLNSLVRELRPGTAPDWSPELQKAFQQLMASPNPKLTTMALPLMSRWDKNGALAGEAKAIVARLIGELNDANQPEENRAQIVNSLLAIRQMNAEIVPSVANILGSSSSTSLQRKVIESLGSLPDASLGDTFIAAYPKVSTELQDVLVNQLLKRGDWSLTLVDAIKGGKVNLSSIGPVNINRLRTHSDPAVAEKANKIIDELRGPEAKEKNELIAKFTPLVTQPGDVTRGHQLFLQNCAVCHRLNGEGKDIAPDLTGMGAHGSAELIVHVLDPNRVVEPNFYAYSVETRDGEIYDGIIARENSASITLRNAAGDTEIKTSNIKSRRNTGLSLMPNGFEALGADNLRDILSYLCAGESNYRLVDLQSAFTANSLKGLFNGPELVDETLAFKHFGITKVSGIPFDVANPLKTTTGRNLVVLKGGNGFAKTMPQQVVVEKLDLKANRLHFLGGVGGWAYPIGGKDWENIPVAKITVFYADKEKEEFILKNGQEVADYIGAYDVPGSKSAADLVKHGQVRWFTKSLKHHDVISSISLESFDNLVAPVFVAITADNGAGAETETVASPVKAEPLHWDNGKHLLIVGGGSSHDFNRWFKEADSATLAEKDKVAVNYLDQVDAVESNLKDVDVLYLSTNQQMTDPGLRKGIFDFANSGRGMLLVHPALWYNWKDWPEYNRVLAGGGATSHDKYGEFEVTVTDSGHPVMAGVPKTFRISDELYHTKIDPTGTPIEILATGKNLATGETYPVLWIVKHPKARIVCCTLGHDSKAHDLDAYKAILRNSASWVSSK